A stretch of the Leptidea sinapis chromosome 5, ilLepSina1.1, whole genome shotgun sequence genome encodes the following:
- the LOC126964662 gene encoding uncharacterized protein LOC126964662 isoform X1 — MGSLLTFVQNTKINRRSESALNSPTEPDVSLAASITDPLEAHTLDEARRTIRDLRMKYRAQAHQLLTWRRSQRTQEELVTRLQREKAEQLKMLSSQLLLFESRLVRKQKEITNMLALRESIVMKQQKVIETLQAKLLDNGIDVSQTIPDFREMLQDTNITGDFDSLNDSDSAVIMEDIDSDCCNMNPPKFRSVNPDSITVARSISDAIDPNLKYSAARRSNGFLRRPEILETVYSVEEEADSESSKGLSAQNSTEKDLKDPNKTDEQKSSLLAQRRDNFRMRSFVLTAEVKSIDSDKDKPKPGSDMWSYSYVPKRMTPANDSDEEITSNAESDEEEPEAKSTQVVTYNRVMSNHRNVTKPKDVKYKRINKAKSKSLEELRGRLKNWVEKGSKLSNIPLEHAQSYA; from the exons ATGGGTTCATTGCTGACATTCGTTCAAAATACCAAAATCAATCG CCGAAGTGAGTCTGCACTGAATAGTCCCACCGAGCCCGATGTATCTCTGGCAGCTTCTATCACTGACCCCTTGGAAGCCCATACCCTCGATGAGGCTAGGAGGACGATAAG AGATCTTCGTATGAAGTATCGGGCGCAAGCGCATCAGCTTCTAACATGGAGACGATCACAACGTACTCAAGAGGAACTAGTCACGCGACTGCAGCGAGAAAAGGCGGAGCAACTGAAGATGCTATCAAGCCAGCTACTCCTCTTCGAATCCCGTTTGGTGCGTAAACAAAAAGAGATCACCAATATGCTAGCTTTAAGGGAGTCCATTGTAATGAAACAACAAAAAGTGATTGAGACACTTCAGGCCAAACTTCTTGACAATGGCATCGATGTTTCACAAACGATTCCTGATTTTAGAGAGATGTTGCAAGATACAAACATCACGGGTGATTTCGATTCACTTAACGATTCCGATTCTGCGGTTATTATGGAAGATATTGACTCTGATTGCTGTAATATGAATCCACCTAAATTTCGGTCAGTCAATCCGGATAGCATTACTGTTGCACGTTCAATCTCAGATGCTATAGATCCGAATCTTAAATACAGTGCAGCTAGACGTTCAAACGGCTTTTTGAGGAGGCCAGAAATCTTAGAAACAGTGTACAGCGTTGAAGAAGAAGCTGATAGTGAATCATCTAAAGGTCTAAGTGCGCAAAATAGCACAGAAAAGGATCTTAAAGATCCAAATAAAACGGATGAGCAAAAGAGCAGTCTTTTAGCTCAGAGGCGAGATAATTTCCGAATGCGAAGTTTTGTTCTGACAGCAGaagttaaaagtatagatagtgATAAAGATAAGCCCAAACCAGGGAGTGATATGTGGTCCTATAGTTATGTGCCAAAAAGAATGACGCCAGCTAATGATTCTGATGAAGAAATAACTTCTAATGCTGAAAGTGATGAGGAGGAACCGGAAGCTAAGTCCACTCAGGTCGTAACATATAATCGTGTTATGTCAAACCACAGAAATGTGACCAAGCCGAAGgatgtaaaatataaaaggaTAAATAAAGCTAAATCAAAGAGTCTAGAAGAATTGAGAGGTCGTTTAAAGAATTGGGTTGAAAAAGGAAGTAAATTGTCGAATATTCCTTTAGAACACGCACAGAGTTATGCctaa
- the LOC126964662 gene encoding uncharacterized protein LOC126964662 isoform X2: MDSESRSESALNSPTEPDVSLAASITDPLEAHTLDEARRTIRDLRMKYRAQAHQLLTWRRSQRTQEELVTRLQREKAEQLKMLSSQLLLFESRLVRKQKEITNMLALRESIVMKQQKVIETLQAKLLDNGIDVSQTIPDFREMLQDTNITGDFDSLNDSDSAVIMEDIDSDCCNMNPPKFRSVNPDSITVARSISDAIDPNLKYSAARRSNGFLRRPEILETVYSVEEEADSESSKGLSAQNSTEKDLKDPNKTDEQKSSLLAQRRDNFRMRSFVLTAEVKSIDSDKDKPKPGSDMWSYSYVPKRMTPANDSDEEITSNAESDEEEPEAKSTQVVTYNRVMSNHRNVTKPKDVKYKRINKAKSKSLEELRGRLKNWVEKGSKLSNIPLEHAQSYA, from the exons CCGAAGTGAGTCTGCACTGAATAGTCCCACCGAGCCCGATGTATCTCTGGCAGCTTCTATCACTGACCCCTTGGAAGCCCATACCCTCGATGAGGCTAGGAGGACGATAAG AGATCTTCGTATGAAGTATCGGGCGCAAGCGCATCAGCTTCTAACATGGAGACGATCACAACGTACTCAAGAGGAACTAGTCACGCGACTGCAGCGAGAAAAGGCGGAGCAACTGAAGATGCTATCAAGCCAGCTACTCCTCTTCGAATCCCGTTTGGTGCGTAAACAAAAAGAGATCACCAATATGCTAGCTTTAAGGGAGTCCATTGTAATGAAACAACAAAAAGTGATTGAGACACTTCAGGCCAAACTTCTTGACAATGGCATCGATGTTTCACAAACGATTCCTGATTTTAGAGAGATGTTGCAAGATACAAACATCACGGGTGATTTCGATTCACTTAACGATTCCGATTCTGCGGTTATTATGGAAGATATTGACTCTGATTGCTGTAATATGAATCCACCTAAATTTCGGTCAGTCAATCCGGATAGCATTACTGTTGCACGTTCAATCTCAGATGCTATAGATCCGAATCTTAAATACAGTGCAGCTAGACGTTCAAACGGCTTTTTGAGGAGGCCAGAAATCTTAGAAACAGTGTACAGCGTTGAAGAAGAAGCTGATAGTGAATCATCTAAAGGTCTAAGTGCGCAAAATAGCACAGAAAAGGATCTTAAAGATCCAAATAAAACGGATGAGCAAAAGAGCAGTCTTTTAGCTCAGAGGCGAGATAATTTCCGAATGCGAAGTTTTGTTCTGACAGCAGaagttaaaagtatagatagtgATAAAGATAAGCCCAAACCAGGGAGTGATATGTGGTCCTATAGTTATGTGCCAAAAAGAATGACGCCAGCTAATGATTCTGATGAAGAAATAACTTCTAATGCTGAAAGTGATGAGGAGGAACCGGAAGCTAAGTCCACTCAGGTCGTAACATATAATCGTGTTATGTCAAACCACAGAAATGTGACCAAGCCGAAGgatgtaaaatataaaaggaTAAATAAAGCTAAATCAAAGAGTCTAGAAGAATTGAGAGGTCGTTTAAAGAATTGGGTTGAAAAAGGAAGTAAATTGTCGAATATTCCTTTAGAACACGCACAGAGTTATGCctaa